Sequence from the Sanguibacter keddieii DSM 10542 genome:
CGATCCGGTGGTCACGATGGCCGTCACCGGCCCAGGGGGCGACGACCAGGACCGACGGGTTGCCCTCGTCCGGCGGGATGTCGCTGTCCGCCGAGCGGCGCTCCCCCGTCACGACGGCCGCGGACGCCGCCCCGACGAGGGCGTCGAGCGTCGCGCGCAGGACCGCCCGGTGCTCGCGCAGCCCGCCGTCGGGCAGGCCGAGCAGGTGCACCGCGGCGCCAGGGGCGACCTGGTCGACGGCCGCGACGACCTCCTCCCGGCGGGCTCGTGCCAGGGCGGTGCTCGTGGTCGTCGGGGAGCCGGGGTGGGAGGACTCGCCGTCGGAGGCGATCACGTAGGTGACGCGTGCACCGGTGGCCGCCAGGCGGTGCACCAGCCCCGCGGCCCCGAGGGTCTCGTCGTCCGGGTGCGCGGCGAGCACCACGACGTGCGTCACCGGGCGGCCCGCGTGGACGTCGAGGTCGAGCGGCTCGAGCGCGTCGAGTCGACCGGAGAGACACCACGCGGTCTCGAGGGTCCCCGGCTCACGGTGGTCGAAGCTCACCACGGCCGGTCTCCCGCCTCGAGGAGCGCCTTCCCGAGGGACGCGTCGTCTCGCTCGGCGTGGTGCTGGCGCACGTACACCGCGAGGTCGGCGACACGGCGGGCGTGGGTCTCGTCAGACGTCAGGGGGCCCGGTCCCCGGGCGTGCGTCGAACGGGTGAGCACCTCCTCGACGGCGCGGGCGACGACGCCGCGCGCCCGTCGCGCGACGACGGAGGGGGCTGGGACACCCGGGCGAGGAGCATCGTCACCTGGTGCTCCGCCTGTCTCGGCCGCACCTGCATCGACGACGGACGCCGCGTCGAGCAGGGTGGCACGGGCCGCGGTCAGCGCGGTGTCGACCGCGCCGAGGTGAGCCAGGGCCAGCTGGTCGGGCTCGCGCTCGCCGAGCGCGGCGTAGAGGTCACGGGCCACACCGACCGCCCCGCCCCACCAGGCTGCTGCGACGCCGATGCCGCCCCAGGCGAAGCCGGGCCGGGTCAGGTACCAACCGACGTCGCCGACGGGGACCGCCGGGACCGAGGAGAAGGTCACCGGGGCCGACACGACCTGCTGCAGGCCGCGCGACACCCAGGGCCCGGTAGCGGCCTCGACGCCGTCGGCCTGCAGCCGGACGGCGAAGAGCCGCCGACCGGTCGGGGTCCAGGCGGTCACGAGCGCGTGGCTGAGG
This genomic interval carries:
- a CDS encoding acyl-CoA dehydrogenase family protein, with product MDQATTTTAEGGLRARLGQPEGIYATTAVDALLAEVPQLGTDVTASISWAVRLGPHVPVPGQGQTLDAWETLASTAALDVGVARVLEPHLDALSILAQAPAGTDLSSLGVDDGSSWGVFAAEGPGARLEASVSATATSSSSDDDWVLDGVKPWCSLAANLSHALVTAWTPTGRRLFAVRLQADGVEAATGPWVSRGLQQVVSAPVTFSSVPAVPVGDVGWYLTRPGFAWGGIGVAAAWWGGAVGVARDLYAALGEREPDQLALAHLGAVDTALTAARATLLDAASVVDAGAAETGGAPGDDAPRPGVPAPSVVARRARGVVARAVEEVLTRSTHARGPGPLTSDETHARRVADLAVYVRQHHAERDDASLGKALLEAGDRPW